In the genome of Sardina pilchardus chromosome 14, fSarPil1.1, whole genome shotgun sequence, the window AGAATATTCAGATGTGCGCACTCGCTTCTACACTATTAGATTTGAGAGTTTCACCTTCACTTTTATCATGGGCACAGAGAATTTAGTTCACGTTACGCTACGATGTTAGTCTAGTGATAATTTGACTAGTGATGACTCTAGTGATAATTTCTTTTGAAAATGAAGACCTCCGTTGAAGAATTTAAGACTTGGAAGATGAAATGTAATACTTTTAAGGCCCAAATTCTGGAAAATTGAATTCAATACTTAATACTTTtgaaaccagtcatgtttttgaatggtcgtgcatcattccctcagcttgctttgagatgggagaaatacggatttcaatgaaacccatgaataggacttcctgctttcaatgatgtaaaatgataatCGGTGATGTGTCCCTTTTAAGCCAGCAAGGGACACCTAACCAAACAAGATTACTTCAATGTTTAGCAAACATTATTTCTATACTAGTTTACCTCAGGTTGCAAACCATTTATAAATAGGCCTGCACCATCAGgagccacaaacacaccacatacatTTGCATGATCTCCCTAAAATACTTCATgtggcaaaacacacagaaatatgcaAAATGTCTATTCTGCCATTCCAGTTATCAAAATACACTGTCAGATAACTAGAGATAACCTTAATTCCCTAATAACATAGAAATGTAAAGATTGATGCATTTTTGGCTCCAGGGCTCCCTTGGAGTTATGTACTTAATACAATACTCTGCGCTAGtctgtttaccatcaaattggcttcgtaaaggtgaaaatcttgcatggTGCATTATTCACAGATGTTGTATAGGGATCCCCCAAACCAAGTTCCAAGCTCCAAgttgacaaaaacacaaaagaatGAAACACGTTTGGGGTGTTTATtttctgtggaaaaaaaatggTACAGCCTAGGCCTTGACAGCAAACTTGCGAATGGAGTACAAGCGTGACTTCCTCTGCATCTTCTTGGTCATCAGGCTTTCCTCGTGCTTGGTCAATTGCCTGCGAATGGCACGTGTCTTCTTGGGCCTCAGGTCAAGGGGCTTGTACTTCTTGCCCTGTGAAGATCATAGAGAAAGATAAATTGCTGTGCTTGAATAAACCTCGAGTTGCATTCTCTGCTAGCAATAACTGTCCAACTTCAAACACTCCCCGTCTGTAGAGGTAGACATTCCAGTTCCAGAAAGTataagtcctgccatatatgctttctacctgtgcacttagcacaggtgatatcactaatgatctgatcTACCTAATTAGGATGAACTGGGTTACTAAACTGTTGGATCAAATAATtgacaggacttttactttctgaacccgggatgtccgcctccgctgcctgtgtgtatgtttttcgtCTTCAAATACAACTCATGAAACTGCCTTAAAATGAGCGCAAGTGGATACAAATTCAGCTCTACCTACACAGATATACTAAGTCCCATTGCTGACTGACGCAACTGAACAGTAGGCATTTGTTGGCTCCCACTGCAGATTTGCATCAAATGATTGACTCTGCAGTGGTCAGCCACCCTCCTATCCCAGGGGACAGGTGGATCCATTTAGCAAGAAATTATTCACACCGCATCCACAGGAAACAGGAGCAGTGCTGGGTGATTGTCTTGCATAATCATTGCCAATACATATAACAGAAATGGGTTGgaagtgcacaaagcaagaccGGTACAAGACACTTGTAAAAGGAATGCTAATCTTCTACACTGGAGGCAAAGAATGCATCTGCACAACTGGAAAAGAGCAGTatctgaatttctgaaaatcCAAACATCCAACCGCAAGCCAGTGGACCCATTTGTAAGCTTTAAAACACCAAGCTTTTCAGGGGTGTCAAATACACAATTTATGTAGAGAATTCTCATAACCAATCAAGAACACTTTTGTACAATTAGTCCATtattaaaaaaacacatttcttaCCTTGTAGAATTTCCTCAGGTTTTCTTTCTGGGTCTGGTTGATGACTGTCAAGACTCTGGCGATGGACTTGCGGACAACGCGACTGGAAAGACAACGCACATCTCATTAGAGGGGCTTTGCACACCACTATTACAGGTGGCTCTTTCTTCTGAAGTTAGGTCTCAGTAATGTCcgcaaaaagagagaggggggggaattTCTAAGCAGAACTTACAAGCACCTGCATATAAGGGAGTAGAACATTAAGTAGTATTTTTAATTCCACTCTTGCTGGTAATACTCTAGTTTGAACCTTTAGTCACACTGTAGCTTGTGCAATTCAGTCGGAAATCCACCCCTTTCCAGTAAACACATTTCTGATTTGATTTTAT includes:
- the rpl35 gene encoding large ribosomal subunit protein uL29 — translated: MAKIKARDLRGKKKEELLKQLDDLKVELSQLRVAKVTGGAASKLSKIRVVRKSIARVLTVINQTQKENLRKFYKGKKYKPLDLRPKKTRAIRRQLTKHEESLMTKKMQRKSRLYSIRKFAVKA